Proteins from a single region of Octopus bimaculoides isolate UCB-OBI-ISO-001 chromosome 11, ASM119413v2, whole genome shotgun sequence:
- the LOC106869641 gene encoding gonadotropin-releasing hormone II receptor: MEADRNRKVIMVEPLTNEQHIFAYNVSNITDSPEAGLNQFGTTIGPLDDQIWTPDVIQRVASLVVIMVITLIGNTIIIIVLTCSKYKKKNSRVNIFIINLAIGDLTVCFATMTTEILFVCFGEWVLGPAACKILPYLQIVTLASTTFILTAMSYDRFMAICNPLNFRNTIHQARISIAAAWIMAFGFAVPQLFIFVQTVKGVHPNGKKKYGCQTHGYTGEWQRKVYFTFLTTYILIIPAILISYFYINVVLAVWRASREIVNTAGEGTLRRSVPNRSTIPRAKIKTIKMTLSIITTFIACWTPYFVVNLIRIYSNYKYDIPATVIAFAETMALLQSGLNPLVYGFFNIKLKRGLMEVFCPHKIPRLNRNQSLRTVLPTECVSVAEDFKSSRSSVRSGREYHLVNQTNNVPTPTGDRQRNQSSIITEENTNGYRLRVRFTPKETTHPTDSKHGEENTLEEDLQPSTECETTKV; encoded by the coding sequence ATGGAAGCTGACAGAAATCGCAAAGTTATTATGGTCGAACCTTTGACTAATGAACAGCATATCTTTGCTTATAACGTCTCCAATATAACTGATAGTCCAGAGGCGGGACTAAATCAGTTCGGAACCACTATTGGACCATTAGATGACCAGATTTGGACTCCAGACGTAATCCAACGTGTCGCGTCACTAGTTGTGATCATGGTCATTACATTAATAGGAAatacaataatcataatagtacTGACTTGTagtaaatataagaagaaaaacagtcgtgtgaatattttcattataaatttagCTATTGGGGACCTGACTGTGTGTTTCGCTACCATGACTACAGAAATTCTCTTCGTTTGCTTTGGTGAGTGGGTCCTAGGACCTGCTGCGTGCAAGATCTTACCTTACCTACAGATTGTCACTCTAGCTAGTACGACCTTCATACTCACTGCCATGAGTTATGACCGTTTCATGGCTATCTGCAACCCATTAAATTTTAGAAACACCATTCACCAAGCTCGAATATCGATTGCAGCAGCTTGGATTATGGCGTTCGGATTCGCTGTACCACAGCTCTTCATTTTTGTACAAACTGTCAAAGGGGTACATCCAAATGGTAAGAAAAAATATGGTTGCCAAACTCATGGTTACACTGGGGAATGGCAAAGAAAAGTCTATTTTACCTTTTTGACAACATACATTCTCATCATACCGGCCATTCTGATctcatatttctatattaatgtAGTGCTTGCTGTTTGGCGAGCAAGTCGAGAGATAGTCAACACAGCAGGAGAAGGGACGCTTCGTAGGAGTGTCCCAAATCGCAGTACAATACCACGCGCCAAAATCAAAACAATCAAAATGACTTTAAGTATCATAACAACTTTTATTGCTTGCTGGACCCCATATTTTGTTGTCAATCTGATACGAATATACAGCAATTACAAATACGATATTCCAGCTACGGTGATTGCTTTCGCTGAAACAATGGCCCTCTTACAGAGTGGGTTGAATCCTTTGGTTTACGGTTTTTTCAATATTAAGCTGAAGAGAGGACTCATGGAGGTCTTCTGCCCTCACAAGATACCAAGACTGAACAGGAATCAAAGTTTACGCACTGTGCTGCCGACAGAGTGTGTATCAGTCGCTGAGGATTTCAAAAGCTCTCGAAGTTCTGTGCGAAGCGGACGAGAATATCATCTTGTTAATCAGACTAACAACGTACCAACTCCAACAGGTGACAGACAACGAAACCAGAGTTCCATTATTACAGAAGAAAACACGAACGGGTACAGATTACGGGTAAGGTTTACTCCCAAAGAAACAACTCATCCAACGGATAGTAAACACGGCGAAGAAAATACTCTGGAAGAGGATTTGCAGCCAAGTACCGAATGTGAAACcacaaaagtataa